One Thalassotalea sediminis DNA segment encodes these proteins:
- a CDS encoding substrate-binding periplasmic protein has product MYIALRYRAQYYFVIVFQLLFFNIGTAKELNVAVSQTLPPYVLPESNSGIEIDLFREAMALKGYEIRPFYVPFARLSTSLKHEKTDVALTLQIDPNLTGVHYSQPYIFYRNVVVSLKKRQLQIDKIEDLKQYSILAFQNAAIFLGEQFHNITKTNRKYVEIANQQNQVHMLYLERVDAIIMDEKIFHYFRQQEPEQYRKEAINIHPLFVPIFYHVGFKDEKLRDAYDNALNTLKGNGRYQEIINSY; this is encoded by the coding sequence ATGTATATAGCCTTGCGATATCGTGCTCAATATTATTTTGTCATTGTGTTTCAACTTTTATTCTTCAACATTGGTACAGCTAAAGAACTTAATGTTGCTGTGAGTCAAACACTTCCCCCCTACGTATTACCAGAAAGTAATAGTGGCATTGAAATTGACTTATTTCGCGAAGCTATGGCTTTAAAAGGCTATGAAATTAGACCATTTTACGTACCTTTTGCCCGATTAAGTACGTCACTGAAACACGAGAAAACAGATGTAGCACTGACACTACAAATCGATCCAAATTTAACAGGGGTTCATTATTCTCAACCATATATATTTTATAGAAATGTTGTTGTTTCACTTAAAAAACGGCAGTTACAAATCGACAAAATTGAAGACCTAAAACAATACTCAATATTAGCGTTTCAAAATGCCGCTATTTTTCTTGGTGAGCAATTTCACAATATAACTAAAACGAATAGAAAATATGTTGAAATTGCTAACCAACAAAATCAAGTCCACATGCTTTATTTAGAAAGAGTTGATGCCATTATTATGGATGAAAAAATATTCCACTACTTTCGACAACAAGAGCCGGAGCAATATAGAAAAGAAGCAATTAACATACATCCACTATTTGTTCCGATCTTTTATCATGTGGGTTTTAAAGATGAAAAATTAAGAGATGCTTATGACAACGCCCTGAACACATTAAAAGGCAATGGGCGTTATCAAGAAATTATCAATAGCTATTAG
- a CDS encoding PepSY-associated TM helix domain-containing protein, which translates to MAKLSNRFLFQLHGWFSLPVWIVFCFVCLTGTIAVISHEITWLTNTNARALNPDNLPEKKVTELIDTVESAYPTAKITTALSFEPYLVNAVIFTDSDKPYAIAYVNQYTGEIQEVNQGFTFINFMRALHGWLYFPWQNSYSVGYYLVCAMAIVMLGALITGLLVYKNFWRAFTQPKLRVNQGKKTFLADLHRLAGVWSVWFLLLMSLTGLWYLVQAIMWQNDIEIDPHPPIVAVNDLPSGSQIPQRAYSLQDALTITQQKFPDFKSRYVMPPEHYRDTYKFYGEGDFIFYDQYSYGVTVNPWNGEIMSTRSPDEMNVVQTLSHIANPLHYGTIGGIWTKIIWFIFGVFLTGMSITGFLMWGERTFKAAKRQQHLTETESVSVSNNTKSSVSV; encoded by the coding sequence ATGGCAAAGCTAAGCAATCGTTTTTTATTTCAGCTCCATGGTTGGTTTTCGTTACCTGTATGGATCGTGTTCTGTTTTGTCTGTTTGACAGGCACTATTGCGGTGATAAGTCACGAAATAACCTGGCTTACTAATACGAATGCACGGGCATTAAACCCTGATAATTTGCCAGAAAAAAAGGTTACCGAACTTATCGATACCGTTGAAAGTGCGTACCCAACGGCAAAAATAACAACCGCACTTAGCTTTGAACCTTATTTAGTAAATGCTGTTATCTTTACCGATAGTGATAAGCCTTATGCAATTGCGTATGTCAATCAATATACTGGCGAGATACAAGAAGTTAATCAGGGATTTACCTTTATCAACTTTATGCGAGCATTACATGGCTGGTTATATTTCCCTTGGCAAAATAGTTATAGTGTTGGCTATTACCTTGTATGTGCAATGGCCATCGTAATGCTTGGTGCGTTAATTACTGGCTTGCTTGTTTATAAAAACTTTTGGCGTGCCTTTACTCAACCTAAATTACGTGTAAACCAGGGGAAAAAGACATTTTTAGCCGATTTACATCGTCTAGCAGGTGTTTGGTCGGTCTGGTTCTTATTACTTATGAGCTTAACTGGGCTTTGGTATTTAGTGCAGGCAATAATGTGGCAAAACGATATAGAAATTGATCCGCATCCTCCAATTGTCGCTGTTAACGATTTACCCTCTGGTAGTCAGATACCGCAAAGAGCCTATAGTTTGCAAGATGCGTTAACGATCACGCAGCAAAAGTTTCCTGACTTTAAAAGCCGTTATGTAATGCCGCCAGAGCATTATCGCGATACCTATAAATTTTATGGTGAAGGCGATTTTATCTTTTATGACCAGTATTCTTATGGCGTAACAGTGAACCCTTGGAATGGCGAGATCATGAGTACCCGTTCTCCCGATGAAATGAATGTTGTGCAAACACTTTCTCATATAGCGAACCCTCTGCATTACGGAACAATTGGCGGTATTTGGACAAAAATTATTTGGTTTATTTTTGGCGTTTTCTTAACTGGAATGTCAATAACCGGGTTTTTAATGTGGGGTGAAAGAACGTTTAAAGCTGCGAAAAGACAACAACATTTAACTGAGACAGAATCAGTTAGTGTATCAAATAACACTAAGTCATCGGTATCGGTATAG